The Austwickia sp. genome includes a region encoding these proteins:
- a CDS encoding TM0996/MTH895 family glutaredoxin-like protein — protein sequence MHIKILGPGCKNCTTLEAEARAAVEHLGLHATIEKVTAYPDIAAYGIMSTPGLVVDEQVLVSGRVPKRAEIEELLTR from the coding sequence ATGCACATCAAGATCCTCGGCCCCGGCTGCAAGAACTGCACCACCCTGGAGGCCGAGGCCCGCGCCGCCGTCGAGCACCTCGGGCTCCACGCGACCATCGAGAAGGTCACCGCATATCCCGACATCGCGGCGTACGGGATCATGTCGACCCCCGGCCTGGTCGTCGACGAGCAGGTTCTGGTATCCGGGCGGGTCCCCAAGCGGGCCGAGATCGAAGAGCTGCTGACCCGCTGA
- a CDS encoding saccharopine dehydrogenase NADP-binding domain-containing protein — MSQHDRDYDLVLFGATGFVGSLTARYLAEHGPADARIALAGRSRERLEAARARLGGAASAWDVLMAEASDAAGLAALARRTAVVVTTVGPYAEHGLPLARACAAAGTHYADLTGEVLFVRQVIDECQAPAAASRARLVPSCGFDSIPSDLGVLVLADRLAADGEGTLGETTLRVRALRGGFSGGTIASIRGQAAAMAASPDARRMVGDSYALSPDRSAEPPSRNRAPARTGAAGLVDRVAGSVPVLRSPAGRWSAPFIMASHNTRIVRRSNAVSGYRYGRDFRYAEVTDCGDGAAGLAKAGLLTGALAGGMLGMSFGPTRALLERILPKPGEGPSEEAQAAGRFAMDIETTTTTGARYVVRVAADRDPGYSGTAVMLGEAGLCLAFDDLPGGGGVLTPATALGMPLVDRLRAQGFTFDVRRA; from the coding sequence ATGAGCCAGCACGATCGCGACTACGACCTCGTCCTGTTCGGCGCCACGGGCTTCGTCGGCTCGTTGACCGCCCGCTACCTCGCGGAACACGGCCCGGCGGACGCCCGCATCGCCCTAGCCGGTCGGTCCCGCGAGCGCCTCGAGGCCGCCCGCGCGCGGCTCGGCGGCGCGGCGAGCGCGTGGGACGTGCTGATGGCGGAGGCGTCCGACGCGGCGGGGCTGGCCGCGCTTGCTCGGCGTACGGCGGTCGTGGTGACCACCGTGGGACCGTACGCCGAGCACGGCCTGCCCCTGGCCCGCGCCTGCGCCGCGGCCGGCACGCACTATGCCGACCTGACCGGCGAGGTCCTCTTCGTGCGCCAGGTCATCGACGAGTGCCAGGCGCCCGCCGCGGCGTCCCGCGCCCGGCTCGTGCCGAGCTGCGGGTTCGACTCCATCCCGTCCGACCTCGGCGTCCTGGTGCTGGCGGACCGGCTCGCCGCGGACGGCGAGGGGACGCTCGGCGAGACCACCCTGCGGGTGCGCGCGCTGCGGGGTGGCTTCAGCGGCGGCACGATCGCGAGCATCCGTGGCCAGGCGGCCGCGATGGCGGCATCGCCGGACGCCCGCCGCATGGTCGGCGACTCCTACGCCCTGTCCCCCGACCGATCGGCCGAACCGCCGTCCCGGAACCGGGCACCCGCGCGGACCGGGGCCGCGGGTCTCGTGGACCGAGTCGCCGGCTCCGTCCCGGTGCTCCGCTCCCCCGCGGGCCGCTGGTCGGCGCCGTTCATTATGGCCTCCCACAACACCCGGATCGTGCGGCGCTCGAATGCGGTGAGCGGGTACCGGTACGGGCGGGACTTCCGCTACGCCGAGGTCACCGACTGTGGGGACGGCGCCGCGGGGCTGGCCAAGGCCGGCCTCCTCACGGGGGCGCTCGCCGGGGGCATGCTGGGGATGTCGTTCGGTCCGACCCGGGCGCTGCTCGAACGGATCCTGCCGAAGCCCGGCGAGGGCCCGTCGGAGGAGGCCCAGGCGGCCGGCCGGTTCGCGATGGACATCGAGACGACCACGACGACCGGCGCCCGCTATGTCGTACGCGTCGCCGCCGACCGCGACCCCGGCTACAGCGGCACCGCCGTGATGCTCGGCGAGGCCGGCCTGTGCCTGGCCTTCGACGATCTGCCCGGCGGCGGCGGGGTGCTCACCCCCGCGACGGCGCTGGGGATGCCGCTCGTGGACCGGCTCCGTGCCCAGGGCTTCACGTTCGACGTGCGACGGGCCTGA
- a CDS encoding protein phosphatase 2C domain-containing protein, which produces MTSSSDREQGPVEGSADGMSPADPAAAPGSQVPGSVPGSQGPAQPPEAAGSPVPEEMAGDGTSAVGDPRDPRDASDPTDSAPVDGSADPLGAEPAQIVTRLRPDGAATVEPRTAATEGHIDRAREQPEPTQVPTSASAPSDGGGAAPRTEPGTKADGPAPATPAEPRPADHAGAFTAYRIGDPGRAFERTRPLPAVDRGVVHDTVIDAAVISDAGGTERLILRGASGRGLSHQQYGDPRQDDIAYTISPDGAHLVCVVADGVSSGAWSHLAARIAVEEGSAHVAKLIATTDPAQLDWHEVLAHLTERITDAAATLPHAAALPVDSPASEVAALMATTIIVGVVAIAPGEDGTHRVTVVRLGDTSGWLLDDEDGWVALGDVKNEGNVIAESATACLPLVPKEPPAVVETALGAGSALLLLTDGVGDPLGSGHGEVGAVLAQQWARPPHPIEFAAQVCFGRKTYDDDRGAIGIWPVES; this is translated from the coding sequence ATGACGTCTTCCTCTGATCGCGAGCAGGGACCCGTCGAGGGGTCGGCCGACGGCATGAGCCCGGCCGACCCCGCGGCGGCGCCCGGTTCGCAGGTGCCCGGTTCGGTGCCGGGTTCGCAGGGGCCGGCGCAGCCCCCCGAGGCGGCGGGCTCCCCTGTGCCGGAAGAGATGGCGGGCGACGGGACGAGCGCCGTGGGCGATCCGCGCGATCCGCGCGATGCCAGCGATCCGACAGATTCGGCCCCCGTCGACGGGAGTGCGGACCCCTTGGGGGCCGAGCCCGCGCAGATCGTGACCCGCCTCCGGCCCGATGGTGCCGCCACGGTCGAGCCGCGTACCGCAGCGACGGAGGGCCACATCGACCGCGCCCGGGAGCAGCCCGAGCCAACGCAGGTCCCCACGTCCGCTTCCGCGCCGAGTGACGGCGGCGGTGCGGCGCCGCGGACCGAGCCGGGCACGAAGGCCGACGGGCCGGCCCCGGCGACTCCTGCCGAGCCGCGTCCCGCCGATCACGCCGGCGCCTTCACGGCGTACCGCATCGGCGATCCCGGCCGAGCCTTCGAGCGCACCCGCCCGCTGCCGGCCGTCGATCGCGGCGTCGTCCACGACACCGTGATCGACGCGGCGGTCATTTCCGACGCGGGCGGCACGGAGCGGCTGATCCTGCGCGGCGCGTCGGGGCGCGGGCTGAGCCACCAGCAGTACGGCGACCCGCGCCAGGACGACATCGCGTACACGATCAGCCCGGACGGCGCGCACCTGGTGTGTGTCGTCGCCGACGGCGTCTCCTCGGGGGCGTGGTCGCACCTGGCCGCCCGCATCGCGGTCGAGGAGGGTTCCGCGCATGTCGCCAAGCTAATCGCGACGACGGACCCGGCCCAGCTCGACTGGCACGAGGTGCTCGCGCACCTGACCGAGCGGATCACCGACGCCGCGGCCACCCTGCCGCACGCCGCCGCGCTGCCGGTGGACTCGCCCGCCTCGGAGGTCGCCGCGCTGATGGCGACGACGATCATCGTGGGGGTCGTGGCCATCGCGCCGGGTGAGGACGGGACGCATCGCGTCACCGTCGTCCGCCTCGGCGACACCAGCGGCTGGCTGCTCGACGACGAGGACGGTTGGGTCGCGCTCGGCGACGTGAAGAACGAGGGCAACGTCATCGCCGAGTCCGCGACTGCCTGTCTGCCGCTCGTGCCCAAGGAGCCGCCGGCCGTCGTCGAGACCGCGCTGGGCGCGGGATCGGCGCTGCTGCTGCTCACCGACGGGGTGGGCGACCCGCTGGGGTCCGGCCACGGCGAGGTCGGCGCGGTGCTGGCCCAGCAGTGGGCGCGGCCGCCGCACCCGATCGAGTTCGCGGCGCAGGTCTGCTTCGGACGCAAGACGTACGACGACGACCGCGGCGCCATCGGGATCTGGCCGGTGGAGTCGTGA
- the arsB gene encoding ACR3 family arsenite efflux transporter, translating to MPTDTAATRAHDSVAARLSTLDRYLPVWIGVAMLAGLLLGRLIPGLGAALSAVEIDGVSLPIALGLLLMMYPVLAKVRYDRLDTVTADRPMLVASLVLNWLIGPALMFALAWLFLPDLPEYRTGLIIVGLARCIAMVIIWNDLACGDREAAAVLVALNSIFQVIAFAALGWFYLTVLPGWLGLSQASLDVSPWQIAKSVLIFLGIPLLAGYLSRTLGERSRGRAWYEDRFLPRIGPWALYGLLFTIVVLFALQGEKITSRPLDVARIAVPLLVYFAIMWGAGYLFGRAVGLGYERTTTLAFTAAGNNFELAIAVAIATFGVTSGQALAGVVGPLIEVPVLVGLVYVSLALRRRFPAAPREGERR from the coding sequence ATGCCCACCGACACTGCCGCGACGCGCGCCCACGATTCGGTCGCAGCGCGCCTGTCCACCCTCGACCGGTACCTGCCCGTCTGGATCGGCGTGGCCATGCTCGCCGGGCTCCTGCTCGGCCGGCTCATCCCCGGCCTCGGGGCGGCGCTGTCCGCGGTCGAGATCGACGGCGTCTCGCTGCCGATCGCGCTCGGGCTGCTGCTGATGATGTATCCGGTGCTGGCCAAGGTCCGCTACGACCGCCTCGACACCGTCACCGCCGACCGCCCCATGCTGGTGGCCAGCCTGGTGTTGAACTGGCTGATCGGGCCGGCGCTGATGTTCGCGCTGGCCTGGCTGTTCCTGCCGGACCTACCCGAATACCGCACCGGCCTCATCATCGTCGGCCTGGCCCGGTGCATCGCCATGGTCATCATCTGGAACGACCTGGCCTGCGGCGACCGCGAGGCCGCGGCCGTGCTCGTCGCCTTGAACTCGATCTTCCAGGTCATCGCGTTTGCGGCGCTGGGCTGGTTCTACCTGACCGTGCTCCCGGGCTGGCTCGGGTTGAGCCAGGCAAGCCTCGACGTCTCGCCTTGGCAGATCGCCAAGTCGGTGCTGATCTTCCTGGGCATCCCGCTGCTGGCCGGCTACCTGTCGCGGACGCTGGGGGAACGGTCGCGGGGACGGGCGTGGTACGAGGACCGGTTCCTGCCGCGCATCGGCCCGTGGGCGCTGTATGGGCTGCTCTTCACCATCGTCGTGCTGTTCGCGCTCCAGGGCGAGAAGATCACCTCCCGGCCGCTCGACGTGGCCCGCATCGCCGTACCGCTGCTGGTCTACTTCGCGATCATGTGGGGCGCCGGCTACCTGTTCGGGCGGGCCGTCGGGCTGGGCTACGAGCGCACCACCACGCTGGCCTTCACCGCCGCTGGCAACAACTTCGAGCTCGCCATCGCGGTCGCCATCGCCACCTTCGGTGTCACCTCCGGGCAGGCCCTCGCCGGCGTCGTCGGTCCGCTGATCGAGGTGCCGGTGCTGGTCGGGCTGGTCTACGTCAGCCTCGCCTTGCGCCGCCGATTCCCCGCCGCCCCGCGGGAGGGCGAGCGCCGCTGA
- a CDS encoding permease, whose protein sequence is MAHGTRSRPAAGPAAGGPRPGAGATPGRLLAALAGAGVLWAAAYALNERLWTALFVDLLGLDLADRVPGAAHFFLYDSAKVLLLLVGMVFLIGMLRTTIRPESVRTYLHGKPLPVALVAAALFGAITPFCSCSSIPLFIGFVAAGVPLSVTLTFLIASPLVNEVAVILLGQTFGWGLTTAYVVSGLTLAVALGAIFSRLDLEDQVADFVRDTPTARLHAGGHRPSLHERVTAAREETAQIVGRVWKWVLIGVAVGAFIHGWVPAEFLADYAGADNPLAVPIVTALGVPLYANAAGVVPIAQALAAKGMATGTVLSFMMATVALSLPEFVLLKQVLKPRLLALFFGSIALGIMAIGFGFNAFA, encoded by the coding sequence GTGGCGCACGGAACCAGGTCTCGGCCTGCGGCCGGTCCCGCCGCGGGTGGCCCGAGGCCGGGCGCGGGCGCGACCCCGGGGCGACTGCTCGCGGCGCTGGCCGGCGCGGGCGTGCTGTGGGCCGCCGCATACGCCCTCAACGAGCGACTCTGGACCGCCCTGTTCGTGGACCTACTCGGGCTCGACCTCGCCGATCGAGTCCCGGGCGCGGCGCACTTCTTCCTTTATGACAGCGCCAAGGTGCTTCTCCTTCTCGTCGGGATGGTCTTCCTCATCGGGATGCTGCGCACCACGATCCGGCCGGAGTCGGTCCGCACCTACCTGCACGGCAAGCCGCTGCCCGTGGCGCTGGTGGCCGCCGCGCTGTTCGGGGCGATCACGCCGTTCTGCTCGTGCAGCTCGATACCGCTGTTCATCGGGTTCGTGGCCGCGGGCGTGCCGCTGTCGGTGACTCTGACGTTCCTCATCGCGTCCCCGCTGGTCAACGAGGTGGCCGTGATTCTGCTGGGGCAGACCTTCGGGTGGGGGCTAACGACGGCGTACGTCGTGAGCGGCCTGACCCTCGCCGTCGCGCTCGGCGCGATCTTCTCCCGGCTGGACCTGGAGGATCAGGTGGCCGACTTCGTCCGGGACACCCCGACCGCGCGGCTGCACGCGGGCGGCCACCGGCCCAGCCTGCACGAACGGGTCACCGCCGCGCGCGAGGAGACCGCCCAGATCGTCGGCCGGGTCTGGAAGTGGGTCCTCATCGGCGTGGCCGTCGGCGCATTCATCCACGGCTGGGTGCCGGCCGAGTTCCTCGCCGACTACGCCGGAGCGGACAACCCGCTGGCCGTGCCGATCGTGACCGCGCTCGGCGTACCGCTGTATGCCAACGCCGCCGGCGTCGTCCCCATCGCCCAAGCGTTGGCCGCCAAGGGCATGGCCACCGGCACCGTGCTCAGCTTCATGATGGCCACCGTGGCCCTGTCACTGCCCGAATTTGTGTTGCTCAAGCAGGTCCTCAAGCCGCGCCTGCTCGCCCTGTTCTTCGGCTCGATCGCCCTGGGGATCATGGCGATCGGGTTCGGCTTCAACGCCTTCGCCTGA
- a CDS encoding alpha/beta fold hydrolase, giving the protein MGRLRLFVHVSPGRDPSRVPLLVCGGIGAPAQLMAHFIDRLDPAVEVIRIDPPGIGRSPAALAPYRLPELAWAMNRTLRHLGYDRVDVLGLSWGGALAQQFALQAPRRCRRVVLVSTGPAYSPPPPSLTAVRRLANPRAYRGRSVLGAVAGEMYGGRARTQPATAAHIASVQMLSHRPVGTALQFLAGLGWTSAWFLPWLHQPTLVLSGTDDPIVHPVQGRLLSALTRRSELHLYRGGHVDLLIAPGALIGEIEAFLAR; this is encoded by the coding sequence GTGGGCCGGCTCCGGCTCTTCGTGCACGTCTCGCCCGGTCGCGACCCGTCGCGCGTCCCGCTGCTGGTCTGCGGCGGCATCGGGGCACCGGCCCAGCTCATGGCGCACTTCATCGACCGGCTGGACCCGGCCGTCGAGGTGATCCGGATCGACCCGCCGGGCATCGGTCGGTCCCCGGCCGCGCTGGCGCCGTACCGGTTGCCCGAACTCGCCTGGGCCATGAACCGCACCCTGCGCCACCTGGGGTACGACCGCGTCGACGTGCTCGGCCTCTCCTGGGGCGGGGCGCTGGCGCAGCAGTTCGCGCTGCAGGCCCCCCGGCGCTGCCGCCGGGTGGTGCTCGTCTCGACCGGCCCGGCGTACTCTCCCCCGCCACCGTCGCTGACCGCGGTACGGCGTCTGGCGAACCCGCGCGCCTACCGCGGCAGGTCGGTGCTGGGGGCGGTCGCGGGCGAGATGTACGGCGGCCGCGCGCGCACCCAACCGGCCACGGCCGCGCACATCGCCTCGGTGCAGATGCTGTCCCACCGGCCGGTGGGGACCGCGCTGCAGTTCCTGGCCGGGCTGGGCTGGACCAGCGCCTGGTTCCTGCCGTGGCTACACCAGCCGACCCTCGTGCTGAGCGGCACGGACGACCCGATCGTGCATCCGGTCCAGGGCCGGCTGCTGTCGGCGTTGACCCGGCGCAGCGAGCTGCACCTGTACCGCGGCGGGCACGTCGACCTGCTGATCGCGCCCGGCGCCCTGATCGGCGAGATCGAGGCGTTCCTGGCCCGCTGA
- a CDS encoding DUF839 domain-containing protein — protein sequence MDLDRRTFLGASAAVGLIAATGRAAAFAGPLAPGGVAGITDPATFDLAVITDDGKLALPRGFKAIRVGTIGKEPLLEDRGGKAIGTTPSNLDGTGCFDRAGEIILVRNHECRADAQAPVPLVKGTVYDDGVPTGMGGDTVVVTRPDGTFVQQWVGLSGTIRNCAGGETPWGTWLSCEEDTSKAGAQVKSSVDGKTYTLKKDHGYVFEVFPEDVAKQIPEPITAWGRAVWEGAAIGPDRTSAYLTEDTGGGLFYRWTAPSGRKLGPGIARAFGPTDGVLQAAQLVKNGKALGHYGELSAADLGTPYPVKWIDGGADRRASKTDLRKQFPGATVHPKIEGCWSDGRGLWFTLSYVSATEAAKYGIDQDQGMVMYYDFAHQTLTLKIYYAVGDYFDSPDNITVSPWGSLVIAEDGSDPNHLIAWAPRTGSVPLAKDIAERGEWAGPCLNKSGNVLFGSVQSDCTYAITGPLAKFLNR from the coding sequence ATGGACCTCGATCGTCGTACCTTCCTTGGCGCCTCCGCCGCCGTCGGCCTCATCGCCGCGACCGGACGGGCCGCCGCCTTCGCCGGCCCCCTGGCCCCCGGCGGCGTCGCAGGCATCACCGACCCGGCCACGTTCGACCTGGCGGTGATCACGGACGACGGGAAGCTGGCCCTGCCGCGCGGCTTCAAGGCGATCCGGGTCGGCACCATCGGCAAGGAGCCGCTCCTCGAAGACCGCGGCGGCAAGGCCATCGGCACGACCCCGTCCAACCTCGACGGCACCGGCTGCTTCGACCGCGCCGGCGAGATCATCCTGGTCCGTAACCACGAGTGCCGCGCCGACGCCCAGGCCCCGGTGCCGCTGGTCAAGGGCACGGTGTACGACGACGGCGTACCCACCGGCATGGGTGGCGACACGGTGGTCGTCACCCGGCCCGACGGCACGTTCGTGCAGCAGTGGGTCGGCCTGTCCGGCACCATCCGCAACTGCGCCGGCGGCGAGACGCCGTGGGGCACCTGGCTCTCCTGCGAGGAGGACACCAGCAAGGCCGGCGCGCAGGTCAAGAGCTCGGTGGACGGCAAGACCTACACCCTGAAGAAGGACCACGGCTACGTCTTCGAGGTCTTCCCCGAGGACGTCGCCAAGCAGATTCCGGAGCCCATCACCGCCTGGGGTCGGGCCGTCTGGGAGGGCGCGGCGATCGGGCCGGACCGGACCAGCGCCTACCTCACCGAGGACACCGGCGGCGGCCTGTTCTACCGGTGGACCGCCCCGTCCGGGCGGAAGCTCGGCCCGGGCATCGCGCGGGCCTTCGGCCCCACGGACGGGGTCCTGCAGGCGGCCCAGCTGGTCAAGAACGGCAAGGCGCTCGGGCACTACGGCGAGCTGTCCGCCGCCGACCTGGGCACGCCGTACCCCGTGAAGTGGATCGACGGCGGTGCCGACCGCCGGGCCAGCAAGACCGACCTGCGCAAGCAGTTCCCCGGCGCCACCGTGCACCCGAAGATCGAGGGCTGCTGGAGCGACGGCAGGGGCCTGTGGTTCACGCTGTCCTACGTCTCGGCGACCGAGGCGGCCAAGTACGGCATCGACCAGGACCAGGGCATGGTCATGTACTACGACTTCGCGCACCAGACGCTGACGCTGAAGATCTACTACGCGGTCGGCGACTACTTCGACAGCCCCGATAACATCACCGTCTCGCCCTGGGGCAGCCTGGTGATCGCCGAGGACGGCTCGGACCCGAACCACCTCATCGCCTGGGCGCCGCGGACCGGCAGCGTGCCGCTGGCCAAGGACATCGCCGAGCGCGGCGAGTGGGCCGGCCCGTGCCTCAACAAGTCCGGCAACGTGCTGTTCGGCTCGGTGCAGAGCGACTGCACGTATGCCATCACCGGCCCGCTGGCGAAGTTCCTGAACCGCTAG
- a CDS encoding arsenate reductase ArsC: MSEKPSVLYVCVHNAGRSQMGAAYTHHLSGGAVEVRSAGSAPAETINPAVREALLEDGIDISAETPKILTTEAVQASDVVITMGCGDTCPVFPGKRYEDWKLADPAGQGVDAVRPIRDDIKSRVAQLIRELGVDPVR; the protein is encoded by the coding sequence ATGTCGGAGAAGCCGAGTGTGCTATACGTCTGCGTCCACAACGCCGGCCGCTCCCAGATGGGCGCCGCCTACACCCATCACCTGTCCGGGGGCGCCGTCGAGGTGCGCTCCGCCGGGTCCGCACCGGCCGAGACGATCAACCCCGCGGTCCGCGAGGCCCTTCTGGAGGACGGCATCGACATCTCCGCCGAGACCCCGAAGATCCTCACCACCGAGGCGGTGCAGGCCTCCGACGTGGTCATCACGATGGGCTGCGGCGACACCTGCCCGGTGTTCCCCGGGAAGCGCTACGAGGACTGGAAACTGGCCGACCCCGCCGGGCAGGGCGTCGACGCCGTACGGCCCATCCGCGACGACATCAAGTCCCGAGTGGCCCAGCTGATCAGGGAGCTGGGGGTGGATCCGGTGCGCTGA
- a CDS encoding helix-turn-helix transcriptional regulator: MPSAPAVTATDSARAASSRRPGVEVLAECATGAAVALLPEADAQAQAAVLKALADPVRLRLMHYIAGAPGGTACACTLPDALGIGQPTMSHHLARLVDAGLLTRERRGRWAHYSVATDGVRRQLAALARLLDAS; the protein is encoded by the coding sequence ATGCCCAGCGCCCCCGCCGTCACCGCGACCGATTCGGCCCGGGCCGCGTCATCGCGCCGCCCGGGCGTCGAGGTGCTCGCGGAGTGCGCCACGGGCGCGGCCGTCGCCCTGCTCCCGGAGGCAGATGCCCAGGCCCAGGCCGCGGTGCTCAAGGCCCTCGCGGACCCGGTCCGGCTGCGGCTGATGCACTACATCGCCGGGGCGCCGGGCGGTACGGCGTGCGCCTGCACCCTCCCCGACGCGCTCGGCATCGGCCAGCCCACGATGAGCCACCACCTGGCCCGGCTCGTCGACGCCGGGCTGCTCACCCGCGAGCGTCGGGGTCGGTGGGCGCACTATTCGGTCGCCACGGATGGCGTACGGCGCCAGCTCGCCGCCCTCGCGCGGCTCCTCGACGCGAGCTGA
- a CDS encoding NAD-dependent succinate-semialdehyde dehydrogenase: MTALRTATAEGTARAQEIVDRVHTGLFIDGSWVDAASGTTLAVVNPATEEVLATIADGGERDAQRAIDVAAARQDDWARTPPRERGEILRRAYELIIERQDDLATLMTVEMGKPLAEARGEVTYGAEFFRWFAEEAVRIGGDMRLSGDGKTRIFVSRQPVGPSVLVTPWNFPLAMGTRKIGPAIAAGCTMVFKPAQLTPLTSFALVDILTEAGLPAGVLNVVCTSQAGEVVGPWLASGKARKVSFTGSTAVGVRLLEQAAQHVLRSSMELGGNAPFIVCEDADVAAAVDGAMIAKMRNMGEACTAANRILVHRSVHEEFGARLAEKMAALTVGDGLADGVQVGPLVEPKALDKVAELVADAVDRGAQVASGGGRPEGRGYFWTPTVLTDVDPASRLMAEEIFGPVAPLVPYDDEDEMIRMANDTPFGLMGYVYTDSVERALRLGERLETGMVGLNTGLVSNPQAPFGGVKSSGLGREGGAFGIEEFLEVKYLALPRT, from the coding sequence ATGACCGCGCTGCGCACCGCCACCGCCGAGGGAACCGCCCGCGCCCAGGAGATCGTCGACCGGGTCCACACCGGCCTGTTCATCGACGGGTCCTGGGTGGACGCGGCGTCCGGCACGACCCTGGCCGTCGTCAACCCGGCCACCGAGGAGGTGCTGGCCACGATCGCCGACGGCGGCGAGCGGGACGCCCAGCGGGCCATCGACGTGGCCGCCGCCCGGCAGGACGACTGGGCCCGCACCCCGCCCCGGGAACGGGGCGAAATCCTGCGCCGAGCCTACGAACTCATCATCGAACGCCAGGACGACCTCGCCACGTTGATGACCGTGGAGATGGGCAAGCCGCTCGCCGAGGCGCGTGGCGAGGTCACCTATGGCGCCGAGTTCTTCCGCTGGTTCGCCGAGGAGGCGGTGCGGATCGGCGGCGACATGCGCCTGTCCGGCGACGGCAAGACCCGCATCTTCGTCAGCCGCCAGCCGGTGGGCCCGAGCGTCCTCGTGACGCCCTGGAACTTCCCGCTGGCCATGGGCACCCGCAAGATCGGCCCGGCCATCGCGGCCGGCTGCACGATGGTGTTCAAGCCGGCCCAGCTCACCCCGCTGACCTCGTTCGCTTTGGTCGACATCCTGACCGAGGCGGGCCTGCCGGCGGGCGTCCTCAACGTTGTCTGCACCAGCCAGGCCGGCGAGGTCGTCGGTCCGTGGCTGGCCAGCGGCAAGGCCCGCAAGGTCTCGTTCACGGGGTCGACGGCGGTGGGCGTGCGCTTACTGGAGCAAGCGGCCCAGCACGTGCTGCGCTCGTCCATGGAGCTCGGCGGGAACGCCCCGTTCATCGTCTGCGAGGACGCCGACGTCGCCGCCGCGGTCGACGGGGCGATGATCGCCAAGATGCGCAACATGGGCGAGGCCTGCACGGCCGCGAACCGGATCCTCGTGCACCGGTCCGTGCACGAGGAGTTCGGCGCCCGCCTGGCCGAGAAGATGGCCGCGCTCACGGTGGGGGACGGTCTGGCGGACGGCGTACAGGTGGGGCCGCTCGTCGAACCGAAGGCTCTGGACAAGGTCGCCGAGCTCGTCGCTGACGCGGTCGATCGGGGCGCGCAGGTGGCCAGCGGGGGTGGCCGTCCGGAGGGCCGCGGGTACTTCTGGACGCCCACCGTGCTCACGGACGTCGACCCGGCCAGCCGGCTGATGGCCGAGGAGATTTTCGGCCCGGTCGCGCCGCTCGTCCCCTATGACGACGAGGACGAGATGATCCGCATGGCCAACGACACGCCCTTCGGGTTGATGGGCTACGTCTACACCGACAGCGTGGAGCGGGCCCTCCGCCTGGGCGAACGCCTGGAGACAGGGATGGTCGGGCTGAACACGGGGCTGGTGTCCAACCCGCAGGCGCCGTTCGGCGGGGTGAAGTCCTCAGGTCTGGGCCGGGAAGGCGGCGCCTTCGGCATCGAGGAGTTCCTGGAGGTGAAGTACCTGGCGCTGCCCCGGACCTGA
- a CDS encoding VOC family protein → MAHGDITHIDIPVRDTARAQQFYAGLFGWEIAEPPGFEGYPMWQAPNQISGGGLAPRSSDFTQPRSYVEVDSIEETLAKVEQSGGEIVMGKQPISDTSWWAIFTDPDGNVIGLYEGTTDTA, encoded by the coding sequence ATGGCGCACGGTGACATCACGCACATCGACATCCCGGTCCGCGATACGGCGCGGGCGCAGCAGTTCTACGCGGGCCTGTTCGGCTGGGAGATCGCCGAGCCCCCCGGCTTCGAGGGCTACCCCATGTGGCAGGCGCCCAACCAGATCAGCGGCGGCGGGCTGGCGCCCCGCAGCTCGGACTTCACGCAACCCCGCTCGTACGTCGAGGTCGACTCCATCGAGGAGACCCTGGCGAAGGTGGAGCAGTCCGGCGGCGAGATCGTGATGGGCAAGCAGCCGATCAGCGACACCAGCTGGTGGGCGATCTTCACCGACCCCGACGGGAACGTCATCGGGCTCTACGAGGGAACCACCGACACCGCGTAG